A single window of Gemmatimonadaceae bacterium DNA harbors:
- a CDS encoding alpha/beta hydrolase translates to MTSRALTIETARGTVSALLDMPERTPSFVYVMAHGAGAGMRHAFLHAVAAGLVARGAGCLRYQFPYMEAGKSRVDPPDVAVDTVNRAVATAAALVAGAPLVAGGKSFGGRMTSEAQSRAPMAGVRGLAFLGFPLHPPGNPGLGRAEHLKAVHVPMLFLQGTRDEFARLDLLQPLVASLGDSAKLVLTADGDHSFNVRRKLSGHTNAEVLDQLLDTLVFWSVAL, encoded by the coding sequence ATGACGAGCCGGGCCCTGACGATCGAGACCGCACGCGGAACCGTGAGCGCGTTGCTCGACATGCCAGAGCGCACGCCGTCGTTTGTCTACGTGATGGCCCACGGTGCGGGCGCAGGCATGCGTCACGCCTTTCTGCATGCGGTGGCCGCCGGGCTCGTGGCGCGCGGCGCGGGTTGCCTGCGCTACCAGTTTCCGTACATGGAGGCCGGTAAGTCCCGGGTAGACCCGCCGGACGTGGCCGTGGACACGGTGAACCGCGCCGTTGCCACGGCCGCGGCCCTGGTCGCCGGCGCTCCGCTCGTTGCGGGTGGAAAGTCGTTCGGTGGTCGCATGACCTCGGAAGCGCAGTCCCGCGCCCCAATGGCCGGTGTGCGCGGGCTCGCGTTCCTCGGGTTTCCATTGCACCCACCGGGGAACCCGGGCCTTGGACGCGCGGAGCACCTGAAGGCTGTGCACGTGCCGATGTTGTTCCTGCAGGGCACCCGCGATGAGTTCGCCAGACTTGACCTGCTCCAGCCGCTCGTTGCCTCGCTCGGTGACTCGGCGAAGCTCGTGCTCACTGCAGACGGTGACCATTCGTTCAACGTCCGCAGGAAGCTGAGCGGCCACACGAACGCCGAGGTCCTCGATCAGCTGCTGGATACGCTGGTGTTCTGGTCGGTCGCGCTCTGA
- the argJ gene encoding bifunctional glutamate N-acetyltransferase/amino-acid acetyltransferase ArgJ, protein MPFHEVPRFPRGFRCASRNVGLKPSAPDLALFASDVDAAAAAIFTRNHFPGAPIILGRETMRGGTLRAIVANSKCSNVATGEAGVANARRMAAACAAEVGTTADRVLVSSTGVIGVPLPIEKIERGIVGMAGDLQVDPLVGATGIMTTDTHPKACSAAIPGSDAVITWVAKGSGMIEPNMATMLAYIFTDARVDAHDLDRLLRQAAHSTFNMLSVDTDTSTSDTCVMLANGHAGAVDVGALADTLLAGCTRMTETLARDGEGAQHLLRVHVRGAASEADARTVAKAINNSPLIKTMVHGADPNVGRLLMAVGKCFDCTIDPASTDAWVNGYQVVGGGRRLVFDDAVVRQALSVDVVDLEVTLGVGTASATAYGCDLTRGYVDENAAYYSS, encoded by the coding sequence GTGCCGTTCCACGAAGTGCCCCGCTTTCCGCGCGGCTTTCGTTGCGCGAGTCGCAACGTAGGCCTCAAGCCGAGCGCGCCCGATCTCGCCTTGTTCGCCAGCGACGTCGATGCGGCGGCAGCGGCCATCTTCACCCGCAATCACTTCCCCGGTGCACCCATCATTCTCGGTCGCGAGACCATGCGTGGCGGCACGCTGCGCGCGATCGTGGCCAACAGCAAGTGCTCCAACGTCGCGACCGGTGAGGCCGGCGTGGCCAACGCGCGGCGTATGGCGGCGGCGTGTGCGGCCGAAGTCGGCACGACGGCTGACCGCGTGCTCGTGAGTTCGACCGGCGTGATCGGCGTCCCGCTCCCGATCGAGAAGATCGAGCGCGGCATCGTCGGCATGGCCGGCGACCTGCAGGTCGATCCGCTCGTCGGCGCGACCGGCATCATGACAACCGACACGCATCCCAAAGCCTGTTCGGCGGCGATTCCCGGCAGCGACGCCGTCATCACGTGGGTGGCCAAGGGATCCGGCATGATCGAGCCGAACATGGCGACCATGCTGGCCTACATTTTCACCGATGCACGGGTCGATGCACATGACCTCGACCGGTTGCTGCGGCAGGCCGCGCACTCGACGTTCAACATGTTGTCCGTGGATACGGACACCAGCACCTCGGACACCTGCGTGATGCTCGCGAACGGTCACGCCGGGGCCGTCGACGTCGGCGCCCTTGCAGACACGCTGCTGGCCGGCTGCACACGCATGACGGAGACGCTGGCCCGCGATGGCGAGGGCGCTCAGCACCTGCTTCGCGTCCATGTGCGTGGCGCGGCGTCGGAGGCGGACGCGCGCACCGTGGCCAAGGCCATAAACAACTCGCCACTCATCAAGACGATGGTGCACGGCGCCGACCCCAATGTCGGCCGTCTGCTGATGGCCGTCGGCAAGTGCTTCGATTGCACGATCGACCCGGCGTCGACGGACGCGTGGGTCAACGGGTATCAGGTCGTTGGCGGTGGCCGTCGACTCGTGTTTGACGACGCCGTCGTGCGACAGGCGCTGTCCGTGGACGTCGTGGACCTGGAGGTCACGCTCGGCGTCGGCACAGCGAGCGCCACCGCGTACGGGTGCGACCTCACGCGCGGCTACGTGGACGAAAATGCGGCCTACTACAGCTCCTGA
- a CDS encoding nuclear transport factor 2 family protein, translated as MRSYLTRFAVAAVVATTAISPPAAAQTAAESALLRLARWHFEADFKADRTALDTLLADDLSYGRSSGALHTKAQVLALVGASGPFALDYSTPDSLVARAYDDAGVVTGRLTVKLTAQPAPYTLRFTETWVRRGGRWQLVAFQATRLP; from the coding sequence ATGCGCTCATACCTGACACGCTTCGCTGTTGCGGCGGTCGTCGCGACCACGGCGATCTCGCCACCAGCCGCCGCGCAAACCGCGGCCGAGTCCGCGCTCCTGCGCCTCGCACGCTGGCATTTCGAGGCCGACTTCAAGGCGGATCGCACCGCGCTCGACACCTTGCTGGCCGACGACCTCTCGTATGGCCGATCGAGCGGTGCGCTGCACACCAAGGCCCAGGTCCTTGCGCTCGTCGGTGCCAGCGGGCCCTTCGCGCTCGACTACTCCACGCCGGACTCGTTGGTGGCGCGCGCGTACGACGACGCTGGCGTCGTTACCGGGCGCCTCACGGTCAAACTCACGGCGCAGCCGGCTCCATACACCCTTCGCTTCACCGAGACGTGGGTACGGCGCGGTGGGCGCTGGCAACTCGTGGCGTTCCAGGCCACCAGGTTGCCGTGA
- a CDS encoding S9 family peptidase, with translation MRHRRQTAPRRSRLLALTLILWGCGGREQWRPPETRTAIVTDTMHGVSIIDPYRWLEEQSSPEVLAWIARQEQHADSVLGPASPWRDSIRTRLTELLDVPAVSATRVAAGYEYFTLRRIGEPVAGIYRRRAPAVPTRVAPDSQYEQLVDPLALRRDGTTSVAIEAVSNDGKLLVYSVRDGGPDETSVHIRNLTSGHELPDSLPAALYAGVSLAPDGKGLYFVHRSRIDGPRFRYHAFGTPASADSVLFGAGYGPTAFLAASTVDGGRFRLYVVSHGWARNQVFLQNTRSHEVRDLTPGISAHASPQFVGGTLFMRTDHQAPRGRIVKVDLANPSPDRWVDIVPQGEHTLDAFTVIEDRLYVTWIHDVSHRISVHELSGRAIGDVPVPEHAAASIRGFGKGEALLTLNRFAHPTETWRVNLATGARDLWERQRVPFDTAAFEVRQVWYTSTSGSRAPMYLFMRRGLQPGPTTPVLLSGYGGFAVSLMPRFDARAAWWVEQGGVFAQATLRGGNEYGEAWHRDGMLQNKQHVFDDFIAAAQFLVDSGYTSAAHLAIRGVSNGGLLMGAALTQRPNLFRAAFVGVPDLDMVRFNTFVTHNNLPALLEYGDASRREEFEAIRQYSPYQRIVDGVRYPRVMLQTGMNDTRVPPWQARKFTARLQAATASGEPVILYHDLRSGHAGGRAIAGAIDIAVKEMEFLFRAVRP, from the coding sequence ATGCGACACCGACGCCAGACGGCACCACGCCGATCTCGCCTGCTTGCGCTGACGCTCATCCTGTGGGGCTGCGGTGGCAGGGAGCAATGGCGACCTCCCGAGACGCGCACGGCCATCGTGACCGACACGATGCACGGCGTCTCCATCATTGACCCCTATCGGTGGCTGGAAGAGCAGTCGTCGCCCGAAGTACTCGCGTGGATCGCCAGGCAGGAACAGCATGCCGACTCCGTCCTCGGGCCCGCGTCCCCGTGGCGCGACTCGATCCGGACGCGACTCACGGAACTGCTGGACGTGCCAGCGGTGAGCGCGACGCGCGTGGCGGCGGGATATGAGTATTTCACGCTGCGCCGTATCGGCGAACCGGTAGCAGGCATCTATCGACGCCGGGCGCCGGCGGTGCCGACCCGCGTGGCACCGGACAGCCAGTACGAGCAGCTCGTCGATCCGCTCGCCCTTCGACGCGACGGCACGACGAGCGTGGCGATCGAAGCGGTGTCCAACGATGGAAAGCTCCTCGTGTATTCGGTGCGCGACGGCGGCCCCGACGAGACGTCGGTGCACATCCGGAATCTGACCTCCGGGCACGAGCTGCCCGACTCCCTGCCCGCCGCACTCTACGCCGGAGTTTCGCTCGCGCCAGACGGGAAGGGGCTGTACTTCGTGCATCGTTCGCGTATCGATGGCCCGCGCTTCAGGTACCACGCGTTTGGCACACCGGCGAGCGCCGATTCGGTGCTCTTTGGCGCCGGCTACGGCCCGACCGCGTTCCTCGCGGCGTCGACAGTTGACGGTGGCCGGTTCCGGCTCTACGTCGTGAGCCACGGCTGGGCGCGCAACCAGGTCTTCCTGCAGAACACGCGTTCGCACGAGGTGCGCGACCTCACGCCGGGGATCTCGGCACACGCCAGCCCACAGTTCGTGGGCGGCACCCTGTTCATGCGCACCGACCATCAGGCCCCGCGTGGACGCATCGTGAAGGTCGACCTCGCCAACCCGTCGCCCGATCGCTGGGTGGACATCGTGCCACAGGGCGAGCACACGCTCGATGCGTTCACGGTGATCGAGGACCGACTCTACGTCACCTGGATCCACGACGTCAGCCATCGCATTTCGGTGCACGAACTCAGTGGCCGTGCGATCGGTGACGTCCCGGTCCCTGAGCACGCGGCGGCCAGTATTCGCGGGTTTGGGAAGGGCGAGGCTCTGCTCACACTCAATCGCTTCGCGCATCCCACCGAGACCTGGCGGGTGAACCTTGCCACCGGGGCGCGCGACCTGTGGGAACGCCAGCGCGTGCCCTTCGACACGGCGGCGTTCGAGGTGCGACAGGTGTGGTACACGTCCACGAGCGGGAGCCGGGCGCCGATGTACCTGTTCATGCGGCGCGGCCTTCAGCCAGGCCCCACAACGCCAGTCCTGCTGAGTGGCTACGGCGGTTTCGCCGTGAGTCTCATGCCGCGGTTCGATGCGCGCGCGGCCTGGTGGGTGGAGCAGGGCGGCGTCTTCGCCCAGGCCACCCTGCGCGGCGGCAACGAATACGGCGAGGCCTGGCACCGGGATGGCATGCTGCAGAACAAGCAGCACGTCTTCGACGACTTCATTGCGGCCGCGCAGTTCCTCGTCGACAGCGGCTATACGAGCGCCGCACACCTTGCCATCCGGGGTGTGAGCAACGGCGGTCTCCTGATGGGCGCCGCCCTCACGCAGCGCCCCAACCTCTTTCGTGCCGCGTTCGTTGGCGTGCCCGACCTCGACATGGTGCGGTTCAATACCTTCGTCACGCACAACAACCTGCCAGCGCTCCTCGAGTACGGCGACGCCTCACGACGCGAAGAGTTCGAAGCGATCCGACAGTACTCGCCCTACCAGCGCATCGTGGACGGCGTGCGCTATCCGCGCGTGATGCTGCAAACGGGAATGAACGACACCCGCGTTCCTCCCTGGCAGGCTCGCAAGTTCACGGCGCGCCTGCAGGCGGCAACGGCATCGGGAGAGCCGGTCATCCTGTACCACGACCTCCGGTCGGGCCACGCCGGAGGTCGTGCGATCGCCGGGGCGATCGATATCGCCGTGAAGGAGATGGAGTTCCTGTTTCGCGCCGTCAGGCCGTGA
- a CDS encoding DEAD/DEAH box helicase — MEPPANRAPAAPAFIDLGLDQRLVEALAGLGYEEPTEIQAVAIPVLLAGRDLIGQAATGTGKTAAFALPLLQRLATTTRKRGAPGALILVPTRELAMQVAEAVHRYGRALGITALPIYGGASMDGQLRALRRGVDVVVATPGRALDHLQRKSLRLDALGTVVLDEADEMMDMGFAEDLEAILSATPVERQTVLFSATLAPRVVAIASRYLRDPVRITIAHAPRAASDTPRVRQEAYIVARAHKIAALGRVLDVEQPTSAMIFCRTRTEVDELTEKLTARGLRASSLHGGHTQQQRDRVMAAFRSRGIELLIATDVAARGLDVKHVSHVINYDVPAAAESYVHRIGRTGRAGREGVAITFAEPREHRQLRTIEAETRTRITVKPVPSLADMRARRLETIQASLRETLDAGNLDSVRVVVETLAGEYDIMDVAAAAVRQLMAQDDVDSGDDVPLDAPVARKSARREVAGPRERLFIGGGRKLKIRPGDIVGAIVTHTHLDAKSLGSIVILDRHSLIDVPADSATLVIEALERAGIKGKKLTVRRDTKR, encoded by the coding sequence ATGGAGCCACCTGCGAATCGAGCGCCTGCCGCACCCGCCTTCATTGACCTCGGTCTCGACCAGCGTCTGGTCGAGGCGCTGGCCGGCCTCGGCTACGAAGAGCCCACCGAAATCCAGGCCGTCGCGATTCCCGTGCTGCTCGCGGGTCGTGACCTGATCGGTCAGGCCGCCACCGGCACCGGCAAGACGGCGGCGTTTGCCCTGCCGCTCCTGCAACGACTCGCGACCACGACGCGGAAGCGAGGCGCCCCCGGCGCCCTGATCCTCGTGCCCACGCGCGAGCTGGCCATGCAGGTCGCCGAGGCCGTGCACCGCTACGGCCGTGCGCTCGGGATCACCGCGCTGCCGATCTACGGTGGCGCGTCGATGGATGGCCAGCTGCGCGCGCTCCGGCGGGGCGTCGATGTGGTCGTCGCGACGCCGGGCCGGGCCCTCGACCACCTGCAGCGCAAGTCGCTGCGCCTGGACGCGCTAGGCACGGTGGTCCTCGACGAAGCCGACGAGATGATGGACATGGGCTTCGCCGAGGATCTCGAGGCCATCCTGTCCGCCACTCCGGTGGAGCGACAGACGGTACTCTTTTCAGCGACGCTGGCTCCACGCGTGGTGGCCATCGCGAGCCGCTACCTGCGCGATCCCGTCCGCATCACCATCGCCCACGCGCCACGCGCTGCGAGCGACACGCCGCGCGTCAGGCAGGAGGCCTACATCGTCGCCCGCGCCCACAAGATCGCGGCTCTGGGCCGCGTGCTCGACGTGGAGCAACCGACGTCGGCGATGATCTTCTGTCGTACGCGTACCGAGGTCGATGAGCTCACCGAGAAGCTCACGGCCAGGGGGCTGCGCGCATCGTCGCTGCATGGCGGACACACGCAGCAACAGCGGGACCGGGTGATGGCGGCGTTCCGAAGTCGAGGGATCGAGCTGCTCATCGCCACCGACGTGGCCGCGCGCGGACTCGACGTCAAACACGTGAGCCACGTCATCAACTACGACGTGCCGGCCGCCGCCGAGAGCTATGTGCACCGCATCGGGCGCACGGGCCGGGCCGGCCGCGAAGGCGTGGCGATCACCTTTGCGGAGCCGCGTGAGCATCGACAGCTGCGCACGATCGAGGCGGAGACGCGCACACGGATCACGGTCAAGCCCGTACCCAGCCTCGCCGACATGCGCGCGCGCCGACTCGAGACGATCCAGGCGAGCCTCCGCGAGACACTCGATGCGGGCAACCTGGACTCCGTGCGCGTGGTGGTGGAGACCCTGGCCGGAGAGTACGACATCATGGACGTGGCCGCCGCGGCCGTGCGTCAGCTGATGGCCCAGGACGACGTCGACAGCGGCGATGACGTTCCGTTGGACGCGCCCGTGGCGCGCAAGTCCGCACGACGCGAGGTAGCCGGGCCGCGCGAGCGGCTCTTCATTGGTGGTGGTCGCAAGCTCAAGATCCGGCCCGGTGACATCGTCGGCGCCATTGTCACGCATACCCACCTCGATGCAAAGAGCCTGGGCAGTATCGTGATCCTCGACCGACATTCGCTCATCGACGTACCAGCCGATTCCGCGACTCTCGTGATCGAGGCGCTGGAACGGGCAGGCATCAAGGGCAAGAAGCTCACTGTTCGCCGCGACACGAAGCGCTAA
- a CDS encoding substrate-binding domain-containing protein, with protein MRRHWWLMVAVFVPFSVRSQARDTVRIDGSNGVMPLARALAAAFQEVDPSTVVTFGDGLGSRARIDALARGAIQIALASHGLDTAALARQNMTAHRVAVTPVVFAVHPMVTVNGLTSTQICQAFGGTATRWNAFGGSALDVLPVLRPETEVDTEVIREGIGCLRGLAVPPNVAVVETTDDMARAIRSRPGAIGVTTSTVVQQALGAMRAISIDGVAPTVTEVTAGRYRLVRPAFLVTGPRATPAVQRFVSFARSTTGQRVIVSAGALPVP; from the coding sequence ATGCGCCGTCACTGGTGGTTGATGGTCGCCGTGTTCGTACCGTTCTCGGTGCGCTCACAGGCACGCGATACCGTCCGCATCGATGGCTCCAACGGCGTGATGCCACTGGCGCGAGCGCTGGCCGCCGCTTTCCAGGAGGTCGATCCCTCCACGGTCGTCACGTTCGGCGACGGGCTCGGCAGCCGCGCGCGGATCGACGCACTCGCGCGTGGTGCGATCCAGATCGCCCTGGCCAGTCACGGCCTCGACACCGCCGCGCTGGCGCGCCAGAACATGACGGCGCATCGCGTGGCGGTCACGCCCGTCGTGTTCGCCGTGCATCCGATGGTAACCGTCAACGGCCTGACGTCGACGCAGATCTGTCAGGCGTTTGGCGGCACTGCCACGCGCTGGAATGCGTTCGGAGGCTCGGCGCTCGACGTGCTCCCGGTGCTGCGACCCGAGACCGAAGTGGACACCGAGGTGATCCGTGAGGGGATCGGCTGTCTGCGCGGACTTGCCGTCCCGCCTAACGTTGCCGTGGTCGAGACGACCGACGACATGGCGCGCGCCATCCGCTCACGCCCGGGAGCAATCGGCGTGACGACCAGCACGGTCGTTCAACAGGCCCTGGGCGCCATGCGCGCGATCAGCATCGACGGTGTGGCTCCCACCGTCACCGAGGTGACGGCGGGGCGCTATCGGCTCGTTCGACCGGCGTTCCTTGTGACGGGCCCGCGTGCCACACCGGCGGTGCAGCGCTTTGTGTCGTTCGCGCGCAGCACCACAGGGCAGCGAGTGATTGTCAGCGCGGGCGCGTTGCCGGTCCCCTGA
- a CDS encoding sulfite exporter TauE/SafE family protein produces the protein MQDSTAQAAATHGPDIAKYALLGLLALVALYYIVAFARAIAAQRASGSSDGKPTALGLGLGFVTNFFDTLGIGSFAPTTSAFRFLRMVPDEKIPGTLNVGHTLPTIAQTFIFTTVVPVESKTLILMIVAAVLGSWLGAGVVSGLSRTKIQVGMGLALLTAALLLVSSLLGLTPAGGTALGVSGGLLVAGLVGNFILGALMTLGIGLYAPCLILVSMLGMNVTAAFPIMMGSCAFLMPVASTKFMRTGGFDAKAALGLALGGIPATLLAAFIVKSLPLNTLKWVVVVVILYTAFTLLRAASTSKRDLTA, from the coding sequence ATGCAGGATTCGACCGCCCAGGCCGCCGCGACCCACGGCCCGGACATCGCCAAGTACGCTCTCCTCGGCCTGCTCGCGCTCGTCGCGCTCTACTACATCGTCGCCTTCGCACGCGCGATCGCGGCCCAGCGCGCGTCCGGCTCCTCGGACGGTAAACCGACGGCGCTCGGCCTCGGGCTCGGGTTCGTCACGAACTTCTTCGACACCCTGGGCATCGGATCCTTTGCGCCAACCACGTCGGCGTTCCGGTTTCTCAGGATGGTCCCGGACGAAAAGATCCCGGGCACGCTGAACGTTGGACACACGCTGCCCACGATCGCCCAGACGTTCATCTTCACCACGGTCGTGCCGGTGGAGTCCAAGACGCTGATCCTGATGATCGTCGCCGCGGTCCTGGGCTCGTGGCTCGGCGCTGGCGTGGTCTCAGGACTGTCCCGCACCAAGATTCAGGTGGGAATGGGACTCGCGCTGCTCACCGCGGCGCTGCTGCTCGTTTCCTCGCTCCTCGGGCTGACGCCCGCCGGTGGTACCGCGCTCGGCGTGAGCGGTGGCCTGCTCGTGGCGGGACTCGTCGGCAACTTCATCCTCGGCGCGTTGATGACGCTCGGCATCGGCCTCTATGCGCCGTGCCTGATCCTGGTGAGCATGCTCGGAATGAACGTGACCGCCGCGTTTCCGATCATGATGGGATCGTGCGCGTTCCTCATGCCCGTGGCGAGCACCAAGTTCATGAGGACCGGCGGGTTTGACGCCAAAGCGGCGCTGGGTCTCGCGCTCGGTGGCATCCCCGCCACATTGCTGGCAGCGTTCATCGTGAAGTCGCTCCCGCTCAACACGCTCAAGTGGGTGGTCGTCGTGGTGATCCTGTATACGGCCTTCACGCTGCTGCGCGCGGCCAGCACGTCCAAGCGCGACCTCACGGCCTGA